One stretch of Deinococcus aquaedulcis DNA includes these proteins:
- a CDS encoding response regulator transcription factor — translation MEQRILLIEDNPDITRVVQYELEQAGYKVLAAPDGVTGLTSARESSPDLVILDLGLPDFDGAEIARRLRKTSSVPIIILTAMDAVDRKVNLLEAGADDYMTKPFHPEELVARVKVQLRHQQHGEVISIGPLEIHPQKRLCHYNGHEVRLSPKEFDLLTFLARQPGRVYSRQEIEREVWNGELPSNSNVVDVHMANMRAKLRDLDGYGIIRTVRGIGYALKTP, via the coding sequence ATGGAGCAACGCATCCTTTTAATCGAAGACAATCCAGACATCACCCGCGTCGTGCAGTACGAACTGGAGCAGGCGGGCTACAAGGTGCTGGCCGCTCCTGACGGCGTCACTGGCCTTACCAGCGCCCGCGAAAGCAGCCCCGACCTCGTGATTCTGGACCTGGGCCTGCCCGACTTTGACGGCGCCGAGATTGCCCGGCGCCTGCGCAAGACGAGCAGCGTGCCCATCATCATCCTGACCGCCATGGACGCTGTGGACCGCAAGGTCAACCTGCTGGAAGCGGGCGCCGACGACTACATGACCAAGCCCTTTCACCCCGAAGAGCTGGTGGCGCGGGTGAAGGTGCAGTTGAGGCACCAGCAGCACGGCGAGGTGATTTCGATTGGGCCGCTGGAGATTCATCCGCAAAAGCGCCTGTGCCACTACAACGGCCACGAGGTGCGCCTGTCGCCCAAGGAGTTCGACCTGCTGACCTTCCTGGCCCGCCAGCCGGGGCGCGTCTATTCCCGCCAGGAAATCGAGCGCGAGGTCTGGAACGGCGAACTGCCCAGCAACTCCAACGTGGTGGACGTGCACATGGCCAACATGCGCGCCAAACTGCGCGATCTGGACGGCTACGGCATCATCCGTACCGTGCGCGGCATCGGCTACGCCCTGAAGACCCCTTGA